Proteins from one candidate division KSB1 bacterium genomic window:
- a CDS encoding fibronectin type III domain-containing protein: MRCTIAYLTTKVRVFLLLSLLMTMAIAVSGTLTATWDANTESDLAGYRIHYGSGSGNYTTVKDVGNQTVFVADNLPAGKEYFFAVSAYDRFGNESELSTEVSAVVPDSSLQVDAEYVNGDVRLNWDAIFTADSYELYKSSNAYEYSAVLQNVNETTFTDPGVSLTMNAGMYYKVVAFSNGQVVHEFDPVGVFKLELKTGITLISLPIVPQDRSLTFVIGSQLTGGTTVGTSDQVIFFNEQGSERAWLVEGSGTQYDGKWMNEAGSAEFSQDIDLNSSFVVRILADHTDTYITFCGTVPMESERTIPLKPGENYVGSCFPVSVSLQDTELAQDAVVIGGGSSKDSDLLLSWKGATFDVAWLAQNTGTEYDGQWMEESGNAVSPIQFKPGKGYIINIKSEPTNNSWTYPNPGL; the protein is encoded by the coding sequence ATGCGATGCACTATCGCCTATTTGACCACAAAAGTTAGAGTGTTTTTGCTTCTGAGCTTGCTTATGACGATGGCCATTGCTGTTTCAGGTACATTGACAGCGACCTGGGACGCAAACACGGAAAGTGATCTGGCAGGCTACAGGATTCACTATGGTTCGGGCTCGGGTAATTATACAACCGTAAAAGATGTGGGCAATCAAACCGTTTTTGTTGCGGATAATTTGCCTGCGGGTAAAGAATACTTTTTTGCGGTCAGCGCTTATGACCGGTTCGGAAATGAAAGTGAGCTCTCAACTGAGGTCAGCGCTGTGGTACCGGATTCCTCGCTTCAGGTGGATGCCGAATATGTAAACGGTGATGTCCGGCTGAACTGGGATGCGATATTCACCGCCGACAGTTATGAACTATACAAAAGCAGCAATGCTTACGAGTATTCCGCTGTGCTGCAGAATGTAAACGAGACCACCTTTACAGATCCCGGTGTGTCCCTGACTATGAATGCGGGGATGTACTACAAAGTGGTTGCATTCAGCAACGGGCAGGTCGTGCATGAATTTGATCCGGTGGGTGTGTTCAAGCTGGAATTAAAAACCGGAATCACATTGATCTCTCTTCCCATTGTGCCGCAGGACCGTTCCCTGACTTTTGTCATTGGTTCTCAACTAACAGGTGGAACGACGGTTGGCACTTCTGATCAAGTGATTTTTTTTAATGAACAGGGGAGTGAGCGTGCCTGGCTGGTGGAAGGATCAGGGACACAATATGACGGGAAATGGATGAATGAAGCCGGGAGCGCAGAATTTAGTCAGGATATCGATCTGAACAGTTCCTTTGTGGTTAGAATTCTGGCGGATCATACAGACACCTACATCACATTTTGCGGAACCGTACCTATGGAGAGTGAACGTACTATACCTCTAAAGCCCGGCGAAAATTATGTGGGTTCCTGTTTTCCGGTTAGCGTATCGCTGCAGGATACAGAACTTGCTCAGGATGCAGTGGTAATTGGCGGTGGCAGCAGCAAGGACTCTGATCTGTTATTATCCTGGAAGGGCGCTACCTTTGATGTGGCCTGGCTTGCGCAAAACACAGGCACAGAGTATGACGGGCAGTGGATGGAAGAAAGTGGTAATGCGGTCTCACCCATACAGTTCAAACCCGGTAAAGGATATATCATCAATATAAAGTCAGAACCGACAAATAACTCTTGGACCTACCCGAATCCGGGTCTGTAG
- a CDS encoding FlgD immunoglobulin-like domain containing protein has translation MNSGIILTSFRSLVFLLVIASVALAFGGNLFVETSGGIMLPNEEYVPDGSLVQLIYAGENGEVDPPNADSEAGPLGAPTADDTLIASTEIGYGYIGNSQGNFNKLFTSTSIKVNLPVYVRVWNSAGTPALNTLYGSTPVYVITSADLSETYQITPFMLENELSNAQTLGGYLVIQSNSGAELSGGAKVPEGYRVDFIYAGTDSAITAPLSEVTDPANMGAPGGDDILIDRISIGAGYNEGEANGRFNATIANDLLQPGNWVYVRVWDTGQTPSQSSYYGNSTLYKIREGVISETKDFGTVVVDEPLDDVHVPIELNSFEAKSLAGCVLLTWSTMSESENLGFHIYRADAVNGPKTRINQSLIKGAINSETRHDYSFEDIVTTEDVQVFYWLVDVATDGTVEYHGPVQTTTKAAPDAYGVQQNFPNPFNPTTTISFQLKEQGQVAVRIYDITGRQIRELVNENRNAGEYQVVWDGLDASGFQVASGVYFFSVQCNGFQQTKKMTLMK, from the coding sequence ATGAATAGCGGTATTATTTTAACAAGCTTTCGCTCTCTAGTATTTTTGCTTGTGATTGCATCTGTGGCCCTGGCGTTTGGCGGCAATCTGTTCGTCGAAACAAGCGGCGGCATTATGCTTCCAAATGAAGAGTATGTGCCGGACGGCAGTCTGGTTCAACTCATTTACGCCGGTGAAAACGGAGAAGTGGATCCACCGAACGCGGATAGCGAAGCCGGGCCACTGGGCGCTCCGACAGCGGATGACACATTAATTGCCTCAACCGAGATCGGTTACGGCTATATAGGAAATTCCCAGGGCAATTTTAACAAACTTTTCACAAGCACATCCATCAAAGTCAATCTGCCCGTCTATGTCCGGGTCTGGAATTCTGCCGGTACGCCTGCACTGAATACACTTTACGGCAGCACACCGGTGTATGTTATCACCTCCGCCGATTTGTCGGAAACCTATCAGATCACTCCCTTTATGCTTGAAAATGAATTATCTAACGCTCAAACTCTCGGCGGATATCTGGTCATCCAGTCCAATTCCGGCGCTGAACTTTCAGGCGGCGCCAAAGTGCCGGAAGGCTACCGCGTTGATTTTATCTATGCCGGAACGGATTCCGCGATTACTGCGCCTTTGTCCGAGGTGACGGATCCGGCCAATATGGGAGCTCCCGGCGGTGATGATATTCTTATCGACCGTATCAGTATCGGCGCCGGTTACAATGAAGGTGAAGCCAATGGACGTTTTAATGCCACCATTGCCAATGATTTGCTGCAGCCTGGAAATTGGGTGTATGTCCGTGTCTGGGATACAGGTCAGACCCCGAGTCAATCCAGCTATTACGGCAATTCCACACTGTACAAAATCCGGGAAGGTGTTATTTCAGAAACCAAGGACTTTGGAACGGTTGTAGTCGATGAACCGCTGGATGATGTTCATGTTCCGATTGAACTCAACAGTTTTGAAGCAAAAAGTCTGGCAGGGTGCGTCCTGCTGACCTGGAGCACCATGTCAGAGAGTGAAAACCTCGGTTTTCATATTTACCGGGCTGACGCGGTTAACGGCCCGAAAACACGCATCAATCAGTCACTGATCAAAGGCGCCATCAACTCTGAGACCCGGCATGATTATTCATTTGAAGATATCGTCACCACAGAAGATGTCCAGGTGTTTTACTGGCTGGTGGATGTGGCCACGGATGGTACGGTAGAGTATCATGGTCCGGTACAAACGACCACCAAAGCAGCCCCGGATGCTTACGGTGTGCAACAGAATTTCCCCAATCCGTTCAATCCGACTACGACCATTTCGTTCCAGCTCAAGGAACAGGGACAGGTTGCGGTGCGGATTTACGACATTACAGGACGTCAGATCCGTGAACTGGTAAATGAGAATCGGAATGCAGGTGAGTATCAGGTGGTCTGGGACGGCCTTGATGCAAGCGGATTCCAGGTGGCTTCCGGTGTTTACTTTTTCAGCGTACAGTGCAACGGATTTCAACAAACGAAAAAAATGACCTTGATGAAGTAA
- a CDS encoding polysaccharide biosynthesis/export family protein, producing the protein MNKVMLALACLAVIISFSCAPHTSATQTSVVYNPALEADSTQQVFRPGAQYRLGFGDKLDVKFFNNQEYNESVAVRPDGRISLPRIGDIRVVGMSVSKLDTIITNTYAEILISPDVTVIVREFGGQDCYVLGHVKNPGVYPLNKGLSVIRAIAAAGGPKQSAKMNSVLLIRATEDHNMLAERLDLDMSNLGSAMQHDRMLRPYDVIFVPPTFISDLGGYLNQIYDIVLRPLDIWVRWQWYSGQISD; encoded by the coding sequence ATGAATAAAGTCATGCTCGCACTCGCGTGTTTGGCGGTTATAATCAGTTTTTCCTGCGCTCCGCATACGAGTGCTACCCAAACAAGTGTGGTTTACAATCCGGCGCTTGAAGCAGACAGTACTCAACAGGTTTTCAGGCCGGGCGCCCAGTACCGTCTGGGATTCGGTGATAAACTGGATGTGAAATTTTTCAACAATCAGGAATATAATGAATCTGTTGCGGTTCGTCCCGACGGCCGAATTTCATTGCCGCGTATTGGGGATATCCGGGTTGTCGGTATGTCAGTCAGTAAACTGGACACCATAATAACAAATACTTATGCAGAAATATTGATATCACCGGATGTTACCGTCATTGTGCGGGAATTCGGCGGCCAGGACTGTTATGTACTGGGTCATGTCAAAAATCCGGGTGTTTATCCTCTGAACAAGGGATTGTCTGTCATCCGCGCGATCGCAGCGGCGGGCGGCCCCAAACAGTCGGCAAAGATGAACTCTGTGCTTTTGATCCGTGCCACAGAGGACCACAATATGCTCGCTGAACGTCTTGATCTCGACATGTCGAATTTGGGTTCAGCTATGCAGCATGACCGGATGCTGCGTCCCTACGATGTGATTTTTGTACCGCCAACGTTTATCTCAGATTTGGGCGGCTATCTGAATCAGATTTATGATATTGTTTTGCGTCCGCTTGATATCTGGGTGCGCTGGCAATGGTACTCGGGTCAAATATCCGATTAA
- a CDS encoding GumC family protein → MIEYSHYNSPMSPQSFLYILYRRRKLIFTLFIGLVAGIIGLTFILPPVYESNAQIMVNYQDNQEKNYLFGTHGSGNVPYNQLESEEVILKSREILENVIEQTGLDIPFMIREHKQDYTEQQYLDYTYLQLKKNLKVERERDTNILNVAYQAKDPHLAAQVVERIISSYMDIRSKLARDERTSEFLDQQIADIRAQIDAIESSGFRYKQSEKVMVPDKQSEILFNQLADFDQELTQVRSRRIAKEARLNAIASELRNGQVATLPNTEASESLSKMEYLNKLRQTLLDLELKKSSLQKKYTDKHPDVITVNRDIHQVEGKIDTEIEKIIASESTGVQALKTTEQEIQKQMKKVADEIAELSQKDYQLGMMTIGVQDLKEVYSMLIRQREEARIAANRKEHLVHVRLLEPAIVPLKPASPNKPLFAAIAVVLGAVVSLGTAFFIEYFDHSVNTVEDAQYCLGLPILASISDVDSKLLRPQVVPPGELHHEYTGSTN, encoded by the coding sequence ATGATAGAATATTCGCATTACAACAGTCCAATGTCGCCTCAGAGTTTTCTTTATATTCTGTACCGGCGCCGAAAACTAATTTTTACACTGTTTATCGGACTGGTGGCCGGTATCATTGGACTGACATTCATTCTGCCCCCGGTTTACGAGTCCAATGCTCAGATTATGGTTAATTATCAGGACAATCAGGAGAAAAATTATCTGTTCGGCACGCATGGTTCCGGAAATGTGCCTTATAACCAGCTGGAATCAGAGGAGGTCATTTTAAAGAGCCGGGAGATTCTGGAAAATGTCATTGAGCAGACCGGGCTGGATATTCCGTTCATGATCCGGGAACACAAGCAAGACTATACAGAACAGCAGTACCTGGATTACACCTATCTGCAGCTGAAAAAAAATCTAAAGGTGGAACGGGAACGGGACACCAATATTCTCAACGTGGCCTACCAGGCCAAAGACCCGCATCTGGCGGCTCAGGTTGTGGAGCGTATCATCAGTTCCTATATGGACATACGGTCCAAACTGGCGCGCGATGAACGCACCTCGGAATTTCTGGATCAGCAGATTGCTGATATCAGAGCACAGATTGATGCGATCGAATCATCCGGATTTCGATACAAACAGTCGGAAAAGGTGATGGTGCCAGACAAACAATCCGAAATATTGTTCAATCAGCTCGCCGATTTTGATCAGGAACTCACCCAGGTCCGCTCGCGCCGTATTGCCAAGGAAGCGCGGCTGAATGCGATTGCCTCGGAACTCCGTAACGGTCAGGTGGCAACGCTGCCGAATACCGAAGCCAGCGAGAGTCTGAGCAAGATGGAATACCTCAACAAGCTGCGCCAGACGCTGCTTGATCTTGAACTGAAAAAGAGTTCGCTCCAGAAAAAGTACACGGATAAGCATCCTGATGTGATCACCGTGAATCGGGATATTCACCAGGTGGAAGGTAAAATAGACACCGAGATCGAGAAAATAATTGCTTCGGAATCCACGGGTGTGCAGGCCCTGAAAACAACTGAACAGGAAATACAGAAGCAAATGAAAAAAGTGGCGGACGAAATTGCAGAATTATCACAGAAAGATTATCAACTCGGTATGATGACCATCGGTGTACAGGACCTCAAGGAAGTGTACTCTATGCTGATCCGCCAGCGTGAGGAAGCGAGAATTGCGGCAAATCGAAAAGAGCATCTGGTGCATGTACGGCTCCTGGAACCCGCTATTGTGCCGCTCAAGCCTGCCAGTCCGAACAAACCGCTGTTCGCCGCTATCGCTGTTGTGCTGGGAGCTGTTGTTTCTCTGGGTACGGCATTTTTTATTGAATATTTTGATCATTCCGTCAATACGGTCGAAGATGCCCAGTATTGTCTGGGATTGCCCATATTGGCGTCAATTTCGGATGTGGATTCAAAGCTGCTGCGTCCCCAGGTGGTACCGCCCGGAGAACTGCATCATGAATATACGGGTTCAACTAACTGA
- a CDS encoding helix-turn-helix transcriptional regulator has translation MKNLLKVKRWEAGIKQYELAMLLGCSSTYLSMVENGRIEPTEKFKLKVARVFDVPESDIFLERHDVASMIKEKAMADSV, from the coding sequence ATGAAAAATTTGCTAAAAGTTAAACGATGGGAAGCCGGGATCAAACAATATGAACTTGCGATGCTGCTGGGATGCAGTTCCACCTATCTATCCATGGTGGAAAATGGCCGCATTGAACCTACGGAAAAGTTCAAGCTCAAAGTTGCCAGAGTGTTTGATGTTCCGGAATCGGATATATTCCTGGAGCGTCATGATGTGGCTTCCATGATCAAGGAAAAAGCTATGGCAGATTCTGTCTAA
- a CDS encoding AAA family ATPase, which produces MYFEYFKIKKEPFSATPDPRFLYRSPRHQEALERLNAAVSMRRGVTALVGEPGLGKSTLIRTMLSDLKEQVHFAWLFNTTLNSTELLRYICRDFGLEPRGDDKGQVLMELYTFLIDKYKNGINCVLIIDEAQNLSRGSGRNPIVIQSGNCS; this is translated from the coding sequence ATGTATTTTGAATATTTCAAAATAAAGAAAGAGCCGTTTTCCGCAACACCGGATCCACGGTTTTTGTACCGGAGTCCGCGGCATCAGGAAGCGCTTGAGCGTCTGAATGCGGCTGTCAGTATGCGCCGGGGTGTAACCGCTCTGGTGGGTGAACCCGGTCTGGGAAAGAGCACCTTGATCCGCACGATGCTCAGTGATCTCAAGGAACAGGTTCACTTTGCCTGGCTGTTCAATACTACCTTGAATTCTACCGAACTGCTCCGATATATTTGCCGGGATTTCGGTCTGGAGCCGCGTGGCGATGACAAGGGCCAGGTGTTGATGGAATTGTACACCTTTTTGATAGACAAATATAAGAACGGCATCAACTGTGTCTTGATTATTGACGAGGCGCAGAATTTATCCCGAGGTTCTGGAAGAAATCCGATTGTTATCCAATCTGGAAACTGTTCATGA
- a CDS encoding CpsD/CapB family tyrosine-protein kinase: MSVLHEMLSSVEQAEPRSVTTMRPSMDKDGVVFELPDELVKDYYDLKEYLRIATQQEDVRVLSIANSLSGEGSSSIATYLAFLMTGARTRPMGKVTQKKFGDSKNWQKLHANDNPWSNVSGVPSSVLLVDANLHSPSLNRFFGVSAQPGLADILEGKAVLEEAVHSIRGTNFMLLCAGRTAANPAELISNDYFNSLVKEWRQQFQYVIFDSPAVLKSAEAMSLAACVDGVVLVVRAGHTRWDSAQNAKRRLITARSNVLGVTLNRRKMEISDGLFKSFVETSND; this comes from the coding sequence ATGAGCGTATTGCATGAAATGTTATCCAGTGTTGAACAGGCCGAGCCCCGTTCTGTAACCACGATGAGACCATCCATGGACAAGGATGGTGTTGTATTTGAATTGCCCGATGAACTTGTCAAAGATTATTATGATTTGAAAGAATATTTACGAATTGCCACCCAACAGGAAGATGTACGCGTGTTATCGATTGCAAATTCCCTGAGCGGCGAAGGATCATCCAGCATTGCCACATATCTGGCGTTTTTAATGACCGGCGCCCGCACCCGGCCGATGGGCAAAGTAACGCAGAAAAAATTCGGGGATTCAAAGAACTGGCAGAAACTGCACGCGAATGATAATCCATGGTCGAATGTGTCCGGTGTCCCGTCATCAGTCTTGCTGGTTGATGCAAATCTGCACAGCCCGAGTCTTAACCGGTTTTTCGGTGTGTCCGCTCAGCCGGGATTGGCTGATATTCTTGAAGGCAAGGCCGTGCTTGAAGAAGCGGTGCATAGCATAAGAGGTACGAATTTTATGCTGTTGTGCGCCGGACGCACGGCGGCCAATCCAGCTGAACTGATCAGCAATGATTACTTTAATTCTCTGGTTAAAGAGTGGCGTCAACAGTTTCAGTATGTTATTTTTGATTCTCCCGCTGTCCTGAAAAGTGCGGAAGCTATGAGTCTCGCCGCCTGTGTAGACGGTGTGGTGCTGGTGGTTCGTGCGGGACATACCCGCTGGGACAGCGCACAAAACGCCAAACGTCGTCTGATCACCGCCCGTTCCAATGTCCTGGGTGTGACTCTGAACCGGCGCAAGATGGAAATATCGGACGGATTGTTCAAGTCATTTGTCGAGACGTCGAATGATTAG
- a CDS encoding O-antigen ligase family protein — protein MISAVPQQAAGRYKIVTIAAAVFTCVAATWTLYAVDPKWALFIISGLLFPFAAVMIRDFRRLLLVLLMFVMPLNADVNFMMHPSVGGADAFTFGLVDILLFALLIVTLLRSASAKEVGVLRFYPAIMIPSLVLLGFYVISLLAAQDLLWSGFDIFNFVKTLLFFWVLANNIRERRDLNLVIGFALLGLLVQNILVYWQAANPSASHVLQTIGLGAPAELSRFEMQASDLSRPGGTIGHCNHYARYVGLLVPLAIVYALTKIKKSKAFFYTLIAVSSVFALIITLTRSSWIGLVASVMVMIPLLFLRHHFSFRVLRNLGFAALIFLTVLAIYSKPLVHRMAVDDHGSAYSRITTAKVALRMIQDHPVIGIGINNYAAQLPDYWIAEDAFTRKTAVHNTFLLYAAELGILGFGAYLWVLIAFFMRLVQSVQSRLPYVSLTGIGILGGYVAYMVTGLTDKSFKRILHCCWCSGTDGGQ, from the coding sequence ATGATTAGCGCTGTTCCACAACAAGCTGCCGGCCGCTACAAGATAGTGACAATTGCTGCAGCGGTTTTCACCTGTGTCGCAGCCACATGGACACTGTATGCGGTCGATCCCAAATGGGCTCTGTTCATTATCTCAGGTTTGCTTTTCCCGTTTGCCGCTGTAATGATCCGGGATTTTCGCCGTTTGCTGCTTGTATTATTGATGTTTGTGATGCCGCTGAATGCGGATGTGAACTTTATGATGCATCCGAGTGTGGGAGGGGCCGATGCATTTACGTTTGGACTGGTGGATATCCTGCTTTTTGCGCTGTTGATTGTAACGCTGCTGCGCAGCGCCAGCGCGAAAGAGGTGGGGGTGTTGCGCTTTTATCCTGCTATTATGATCCCTTCTCTTGTACTGCTTGGGTTTTATGTGATTTCCTTATTGGCGGCACAGGATTTACTATGGAGCGGTTTTGATATTTTTAATTTTGTCAAAACATTGTTGTTCTTTTGGGTGCTGGCCAATAATATCCGGGAACGCCGTGACCTAAACCTGGTCATTGGTTTTGCTTTACTGGGTCTGCTGGTACAGAATATACTTGTTTACTGGCAGGCTGCCAATCCGTCAGCTTCGCATGTGCTGCAGACGATCGGCCTCGGAGCGCCGGCCGAATTGAGCCGTTTTGAAATGCAGGCATCCGATCTTTCACGTCCGGGAGGCACCATCGGCCACTGTAATCACTATGCCCGCTATGTGGGATTGCTGGTGCCTCTGGCCATTGTATATGCTTTGACAAAGATTAAAAAATCTAAAGCGTTTTTCTATACTTTAATCGCTGTGTCCAGTGTATTCGCTTTGATTATCACATTGACGCGAAGCTCCTGGATCGGACTGGTGGCTTCGGTCATGGTCATGATCCCGCTGCTCTTTCTGCGCCATCATTTTTCGTTTCGGGTTCTGCGCAACCTTGGCTTTGCCGCATTGATTTTTCTGACCGTGCTGGCGATTTATTCAAAACCGCTTGTGCATCGAATGGCAGTTGATGATCATGGATCGGCATACTCCCGTATCACCACGGCAAAAGTGGCATTGCGAATGATCCAGGACCACCCTGTGATCGGTATCGGCATCAATAATTATGCAGCTCAGCTGCCTGATTACTGGATCGCTGAAGATGCGTTTACCCGCAAGACCGCTGTACATAACACATTTTTGCTCTATGCCGCTGAACTCGGCATTTTGGGATTCGGCGCTTATTTATGGGTGCTCATTGCGTTTTTTATGCGTCTGGTACAGTCTGTTCAAAGCCGACTGCCCTATGTCTCCCTGACCGGCATCGGTATATTGGGAGGCTATGTGGCCTATATGGTGACGGGCTTGACAGACAAGAGTTTTAAGAGAATTTTACATTGCTGCTGGTGTTCTGGGACTGATGGCGGTCAATGA
- a CDS encoding methyltransferase domain-containing protein has translation MTSRQIADFVGKRLWMRRLLYIFIRITTLREWYLHRAVNQVFRRYPQPVHVLDAGSGMGQHSFHIARKTRGHVVGIEADSSQVDDCRDAAEKLKLSVHFRTGDIRSLDIERKFHLILCSSVLEHLNDDSSALNEFSRLLLPGGTLIVYVPVSEQRVLSFLDRKIQGQLRQVKSKYPHGHVRYYNAPELRGKLENAGFRVHETEKTYGPYGRLAYDIVTSVQYNSLFLWVFPIYFLLVHPFVMLLMWADLKHDKVSGNGLLMMAVKHA, from the coding sequence ATGACATCCAGGCAGATCGCAGATTTTGTGGGCAAGCGACTCTGGATGCGCCGCCTGCTGTATATATTTATCCGCATAACCACGTTGCGGGAATGGTATCTGCACCGTGCCGTGAATCAGGTTTTTCGGCGCTATCCCCAGCCGGTTCACGTCCTTGATGCCGGAAGCGGCATGGGGCAGCATAGCTTTCACATAGCCCGCAAGACTCGAGGACACGTGGTCGGAATTGAAGCGGACAGCAGTCAGGTTGATGATTGCCGGGATGCGGCGGAAAAGTTGAAATTATCAGTCCATTTTCGAACCGGTGATATTCGATCTCTCGACATAGAGCGCAAATTTCATCTGATTCTTTGTTCCAGTGTGCTGGAACATTTAAATGATGACAGCAGCGCCCTGAATGAATTTTCACGGCTCCTGCTCCCGGGCGGTACGCTGATTGTATATGTTCCTGTTAGCGAACAGCGCGTGCTGTCTTTCCTGGATCGGAAGATACAGGGACAGCTTCGGCAGGTAAAGTCCAAATACCCGCATGGACACGTGCGTTACTATAACGCACCGGAACTGCGGGGTAAACTGGAAAACGCTGGATTCCGCGTACATGAAACAGAAAAGACGTATGGACCCTACGGTCGGTTGGCCTATGATATTGTGACCAGTGTTCAGTACAACTCGTTGTTTTTATGGGTTTTCCCGATTTATTTTTTGCTGGTGCATCCTTTTGTAATGCTGTTGATGTGGGCGGATTTAAAGCATGATAAAGTGTCAGGAAATGGATTATTAATGATGGCGGTCAAACATGCTTGA
- a CDS encoding flippase yields MLERLLKNTAARSLAEVINRLGGALFWLLVARVLGASALGVLAFSLSLFSFFMTLSTLGLGSVLIRDIARHPERTAVYFSHALIIGSVTFLIVAPLMFGLALSLNIMGITLYATGVMALAVLPGCVFYWCKSILTAHEKMKGIAWARTAENAVRLGIGAWLLFTGGTLIHIIWVIFASKVVLAGVGMLLTLRYAIAPRFQWDGALFRYFGSMIPAFSMITLFNSLFWAASVVLLTHFSGETQAGWFGAAFKLVDMIIALSLAYGQAIFPIASRSLQNKSGYRRVFHRSLKYISLLTLAIAAGTTLLAGPLVQFLYGSQMNAAAPVLRILIWCVVPFSLVPVFSSSLVSYHQQNWDLAANAAAALSVIALNLLLQPGTGAVGAAAVLLSACVIFLLVEAAGVQQCMFRLYVPMQLIYALPGVLLMWGVITLTRNTHVLISVVAAAVIYFGFLYFSGALDRTDFKRLLRRKREAGL; encoded by the coding sequence ATGCTTGAACGGCTTTTGAAAAATACAGCGGCGCGCTCTCTGGCCGAGGTGATTAATCGTCTCGGGGGGGCACTGTTCTGGCTGCTGGTCGCCCGTGTACTGGGCGCATCTGCTCTGGGCGTTCTGGCTTTTTCACTGTCTCTGTTTTCATTTTTTATGACCCTCTCTACGCTGGGCCTGGGTTCCGTGCTGATTCGCGATATTGCCCGACATCCGGAGCGCACGGCGGTGTATTTCAGTCATGCGTTGATTATCGGAAGCGTCACTTTTTTGATCGTTGCTCCTTTGATGTTCGGACTCGCATTGTCCCTGAATATCATGGGCATCACCTTGTACGCCACCGGGGTTATGGCGTTGGCGGTGCTTCCCGGATGCGTGTTTTACTGGTGCAAATCGATTTTGACCGCGCATGAAAAGATGAAAGGCATCGCCTGGGCGAGAACAGCGGAAAACGCTGTGCGTCTGGGTATCGGCGCCTGGCTGCTGTTCACCGGCGGCACCCTGATCCACATCATTTGGGTGATTTTTGCCAGCAAAGTCGTACTCGCCGGTGTGGGGATGCTGTTGACCCTGCGCTACGCAATCGCCCCGCGCTTTCAATGGGATGGAGCTCTGTTCCGATATTTCGGGTCCATGATACCGGCATTTTCCATGATTACATTGTTCAACAGCCTGTTCTGGGCGGCTTCGGTGGTGCTGCTGACGCATTTTTCAGGTGAAACTCAAGCCGGATGGTTCGGCGCCGCTTTTAAACTTGTGGACATGATTATTGCCCTTTCTCTGGCCTACGGGCAGGCGATTTTTCCCATTGCATCCCGGAGCTTGCAGAACAAATCCGGGTACCGGCGGGTCTTTCACCGCTCTCTCAAGTATATTTCCCTTCTGACGCTGGCAATTGCCGCCGGCACAACTCTTTTGGCAGGTCCACTCGTTCAGTTCCTCTACGGCTCACAGATGAATGCGGCTGCTCCCGTGCTGCGGATATTGATCTGGTGCGTTGTACCGTTTTCATTGGTACCTGTTTTTTCTTCATCGTTGGTGAGTTATCATCAGCAAAACTGGGATCTGGCCGCCAATGCGGCTGCGGCGCTCAGTGTGATCGCGCTTAATTTGCTGCTGCAACCAGGAACCGGAGCAGTCGGTGCGGCGGCGGTTTTGCTCTCGGCCTGTGTTATTTTCCTGCTCGTTGAAGCAGCGGGTGTTCAGCAGTGTATGTTTCGACTTTATGTACCGATGCAGTTAATTTATGCCTTGCCGGGTGTTCTGCTGATGTGGGGCGTGATTACACTTACCCGAAACACGCATGTTCTCATCTCAGTCGTAGCTGCAGCGGTGATATATTTTGGATTTTTGTATTTTTCCGGTGCACTGGACCGGACCGATTTCAAACGATTACTGCGCAGAAAAAGGGAGGCCGGCCTGTGA
- a CDS encoding glycosyltransferase, whose protein sequence is MRILMTNWVYLPEFSGAALQCHRLSRALQRQGVQINVLTGTHERGMAGPDRIDDIPVHRVLRDVSSPIGQIRYFRAMQSFIRQHWRLFDIVHTHGFHPRVNMLVSKI, encoded by the coding sequence ATGCGAATTTTAATGACAAACTGGGTGTATTTACCGGAATTTTCAGGCGCCGCTCTGCAATGTCACCGGCTGTCCAGAGCGCTGCAGCGGCAGGGCGTCCAGATCAATGTGCTGACCGGCACGCATGAACGTGGAATGGCCGGACCGGATCGGATCGACGATATCCCGGTGCATCGGGTGTTGCGTGATGTATCATCTCCCATCGGGCAAATCCGATATTTTAGAGCCATGCAGTCGTTTATCCGGCAGCATTGGCGCTTGTTTGATATTGTGCATACACACGGCTTTCATCCGCGTGTTAACATGCTGGTCTCCAAAATATGA